One region of Citrus sinensis cultivar Valencia sweet orange chromosome 6, DVS_A1.0, whole genome shotgun sequence genomic DNA includes:
- the LOC102629304 gene encoding tropinone reductase homolog isoform X2: MTALVTGGTRGIGYAIVEELARFGALVHTCGRDQNMINKRIQEWESKGFKVTGSVCDLSFGDQREKLIETVSSVFDGKLNILVNNAALVVMKGATEYTLEEYSSVMSTNVESSYHLCQLAHPLLKASGNASIVFMSSVAGAISIPRLSAYAASKGAINQLTKNLACEWATDSIRVNAVSPWAVNTQISPPDLNDLLVQEYVKLIAKTPIARSAEPNEISPLVAFLCLPAASYITGQVISIDGGYTAGN; this comes from the exons ATGACCGCACTGGTCACCGGCGGTACCAGAGGCATTGG ATATGCAATTGTTGAAGAACTGGCACGATTTGGAGCATTGGTGCATACATGTGGCCGCGATCAGAACATGATCAATAAGAGGATACAAGAGTGGGAAAGCAAAGGGTTTAAAGTAACTGGCTCTGTATGTGACCTTTCATTTGGTGACCAGAGGGAGAAGCTTATTGAGACTGTCTCTTCTGTTTTTGATGGCAAGCTTAACATCCTT GTGAACAATGCTGCACTAGTTGTGATGAAAGGGGCTACAGAGTATACTCTGGAAGAGTACTCAAGTGTAATGAGCACGAATGTCGAGTCTTCTTATCATCTCTGTCAACTTGCACATCCCCTTTTGAAAGCATCAGGAAATGCAAGTATTGTTTTCATGTCTTCAGTTGCTGGCGCGATAAGTATACCAAGATTATCCGCCTACGCTGCATCCAAAG GAGCAATCAACCAACTTACAAAGAACTTGGCATGCGAATGGGCAACTGACAGCATTCGTGTAAATGCTGTTTCCCCTTGGGCTGTCAATACTCAGATTTCACCACCT GATTTGAATGATCTTCTTGTTCAGGAATATGTAAAGCTAATAGCAAAAACTCCTATCGCACGCAGTGCAGAACCTAACGAGATTTCGCCTCTGGTGGCATTTCTCTGCTTGCCTGCCGCTTCATACATCACCGGGCAGGTTATTTCGATTGATGGGGGGTATACAGCTGGCAATTGA
- the LOC102613969 gene encoding tropinone reductase homolog At2g29330-like, with amino-acid sequence MSTLRSTNFESVFHLSKLAHPLLKASGNGIIVFISLVAGVTAAPLTPLYGPYNGAMNQLTKNLECERAKDNIRANSIAPGVIRTSLSDAIRHDPAKNKIVEGLVSHTPICRPGEPDEVSSLVAFLCFPAASYITGQVICVVDGGMTVNGFNPTQN; translated from the exons ATGTCAACTCTAAGAAGCACAAATTTTGAGTCCGTTTTTCATCTATCTAAACTTGCACATCCTCTGTTAAAAGCATCGGGAAATggaattattgtatttatcTCCTTAGTTGCAGGAGTTACAGCTGCTCCTCTTACTCCTCTGTATGGTCCATACAATG GAGCCATGAATCAACTTACGAAGAACTTGGAATGTGAGCGGGCAAAGGACAATATTCGTGCTAATTCGATTGCCCCAGGGGTTATCAGAACCTCTTTGAGCGATGCTATACGG CATGATCCtgctaaaaacaaaattgtggAAGGCTTAGTATCTCACACACCAATCTGCCGTCCTGGAGAGCCTGACGAGGTTTCCTCGTTGGTAGCATTCCTTTGTTTCCCAGCTGCTTCATATATCACAGGGCAAGTTATTTGTGTGGTGGATGGAGGAATGACTGTGAATGGATTTAACCCAACTCAGAACTAG
- the LOC102629304 gene encoding tropinone reductase homolog isoform X1: MAETAEPVFGDKKWSLRGMTALVTGGTRGIGYAIVEELARFGALVHTCGRDQNMINKRIQEWESKGFKVTGSVCDLSFGDQREKLIETVSSVFDGKLNILVNNAALVVMKGATEYTLEEYSSVMSTNVESSYHLCQLAHPLLKASGNASIVFMSSVAGAISIPRLSAYAASKGAINQLTKNLACEWATDSIRVNAVSPWAVNTQISPPDLNDLLVQEYVKLIAKTPIARSAEPNEISPLVAFLCLPAASYITGQVISIDGGYTAGN; encoded by the exons ATGGCAGAAACTGCAGAGCCCGTTTTCGGAGACAAAAAATGGTCACTGAGGGGCATGACCGCACTGGTCACCGGCGGTACCAGAGGCATTGG ATATGCAATTGTTGAAGAACTGGCACGATTTGGAGCATTGGTGCATACATGTGGCCGCGATCAGAACATGATCAATAAGAGGATACAAGAGTGGGAAAGCAAAGGGTTTAAAGTAACTGGCTCTGTATGTGACCTTTCATTTGGTGACCAGAGGGAGAAGCTTATTGAGACTGTCTCTTCTGTTTTTGATGGCAAGCTTAACATCCTT GTGAACAATGCTGCACTAGTTGTGATGAAAGGGGCTACAGAGTATACTCTGGAAGAGTACTCAAGTGTAATGAGCACGAATGTCGAGTCTTCTTATCATCTCTGTCAACTTGCACATCCCCTTTTGAAAGCATCAGGAAATGCAAGTATTGTTTTCATGTCTTCAGTTGCTGGCGCGATAAGTATACCAAGATTATCCGCCTACGCTGCATCCAAAG GAGCAATCAACCAACTTACAAAGAACTTGGCATGCGAATGGGCAACTGACAGCATTCGTGTAAATGCTGTTTCCCCTTGGGCTGTCAATACTCAGATTTCACCACCT GATTTGAATGATCTTCTTGTTCAGGAATATGTAAAGCTAATAGCAAAAACTCCTATCGCACGCAGTGCAGAACCTAACGAGATTTCGCCTCTGGTGGCATTTCTCTGCTTGCCTGCCGCTTCATACATCACCGGGCAGGTTATTTCGATTGATGGGGGGTATACAGCTGGCAATTGA
- the LOC127903110 gene encoding uncharacterized protein LOC127903110 produces the protein MEDAVIGALTRKHSRPPTTKRDQSKDAPTTKRANIVQQVPPLKILPPAPVKVGEASGAATDPAFSSPPVGPRSRLPDSRAEHLVPYLNELTKLVSKKDLEDFDGRTLGELVGAMQHSAFHLSCMTTYYKAKVGRYDWKIKEDIQSATTRADVAEKKARELNLENLKLIEQESLAQAKAISLEEELTKVKEDLQRQKAMYEAQLESLRDSHRAQVENLEREADHQYDQGLRHSYRCIMAVLGKQHPDLKMDDLAVGVAQHMDEEAAKEDADGVEPIVVEEEDSPLCAVPADVGEASTPPDATGDTPPAPVKVQPTDAAGLTDPPSS, from the coding sequence ATGGAGGACGCTGTGATTGGGGCTCTGACCCGAAAACATTCCCGACCTCCAACCACGAAGAGGGACCAGAGTAAGGATGCCCCTACTACAAAGCGGGCCAACATCGTGCAGCAGGTCCCACCCTTGAAGATTTTACCTCCTGCTCCTGTAAAAGTCGGGGAAGCTAGTGGAGCAGCCACAGATCCTGCTTTCTCTTCTCCTCCTGTCGGGCCTCGATCTCGCTTACCTGACAGCCGAGCAGAACACCTGGTCCCTTACCTCAATGAGTTAACTAAACTCGTGAGCAAGAAGGACCTGGAGGACTTTGATGGCCGCACCTTGGGTGAGCTGGTGGGGGCCATGCAGCATAGCGCTTTCCACCTCAGCTGCATGACCACCTATTACAAGGCTAAGGTTGGCCGCTACGACTGGAAGATAAAGGAGGATATTCAATCGGCGACGACCAGAGCTGACGTTGCCGAGAAGAAAGCAAGGGAGCTGAATCTCGAGAATCTGAAGCTGATAGAGCAAGAATCacttgctcaagcaaaagccattTCCCTCGAGGAGGAGCTTACCAAGGTCAAGGAGGATCTGCAAAGGCAGAAGGCTATGTATgaggctcagctcgaatctctCCGCGACTCCCACCGAGCTCAGGTCgagaacttggagagggaGGCTGACCACcagtacgaccagggacttcggcattcctaTCGTTGCATCATGGCCGTCCTTGGGAAGCAACACCCTGATCTGAAGATGGACGACCTTGCAGTTGGTGTTGCTCAACATATGGACGAGGAGGCGGCCAAGGAAGATGCCGATGGGGTAGAGCCGATCGTGGTCGAGGAGGAAGACTCTCCTCTTTGTGCAGTCCCTGCTGATGTTGGCGAGGCGAGCACCCCCCCGGACGCAACTGGTGATACCCCTCCTGCACCTGTGAAGGTCCAGCCAACCGATGCTGCCGGGCTTACTGATCCACCATCTTCTTGA
- the LOC127903109 gene encoding uncharacterized protein LOC127903109 — protein MSKGKEKVVEIDDDELSFLPGPLTDPAFDPGIPLEPVRFSVGISARRMSPQTTSTSRSNGEEGPSGSEDTLSENGEGDSGEVSPSGTSRPEEQGTVGGRALSRDYAIDYMTCTTLFDELNDLRLRYSIPGEIPLKVPGKKDAPSRPPRGYVTLFLESFKYGLRCPLQPYFARILNGLNLAPSQLNPNGWRLKSSPKDAGWYYFQSSTKSRKPITDLPTGGGGTWKRKFFFAGGPWGQVAQIDGKDCRVPPRFAVPGCLLALDVLHP, from the exons ATGTCGAAGGGTAAGGAGAAAGTCGTTGAGATTGATGACGACGAACTAAGTTTCCTGCCCGGTCCGCTCACTGATCCTGCTTTTGACCCCGGGATCCCCTTAGAACCCGTCAGGTTTAGTGTCGGGATTAGTGCTAGGAGGATGTCCCCCCAAACAACCTCCACGAGCAGAAGCAATGGCGAGGAGGGACCTTCTGGCTCTGAGGACACCTTAAGTGAGAATGGGGAAGGTGACTCTGGTGAGGTGTCTCCATCTGGAACATCACGACCAGAAGAACAGGGTACAGTAGGAGGCAGAGCCTTGTCGCGCGATTATGCCATTGATTACATGACGTGCACGACCTTGTTTGATGAGCTCAATGACCTCCGGCTTAGGTATAGCATTCCTGGTGAGATACCTCTCAAGGTCCCAGGAAAGAAGGATGCTCCCAGCCGGCCTCCTAGGGGATACGTTACCCTGTTTCTAGAGAGCTTTAAGTACGGGCTGAGGTGTCCCTTGCAACCCTACTTTGCCCGGATACTTAACGGGCTAAATCTAGCTCCTAGTCAGCTGAATCCCAATGGGTGGAGA CTAAAGAGTAGCCCCAAAGATGCCGGCTGGTATTACTTCCAATCTAGCACCAAGAGCCGGAAACCCATAACCGATCTTCCGACCGGTGGTGGTGGGacttggaagaggaaattcttttttgctgggggtccTTGGGGTCAAGTTGCACAAATAGACGGGAAGGATTGTCGCGTCCCACCCCGTTTCGCggtcccaggttgcctgctcgcTCTAGATGTCTTGCATCCATAA